The genomic stretch CCGGCGCTCACGGCTGGAACTTGAGGCGTTATATGCCGATACTTCTTGACGATATAGCACAAAGGCATCCGAACCTGAGGATCATCATCGAACACATCGGCGGGATCGCCTTCTTTGAACAGGCACTTGCGGTCCTGCATAACAACCGAAATTGCTATGCCGGCCTGACACAATGTTCAGGGCGAGACCCGAGATATCGCCTTCTACCTGACCGCCTTAAATTGCTCCTCGAAACGGTCGGGGCGGATAGGATCATCTACGGGCTTGACTATCCCTGGAACTCCAACAACCTGGAGGCGTTGAAAAGCGACATCGATTGGATTCAAAGCTGGGGCATTTCCGAGGAGGAAGCGCAAAAGATCCTCGGCGGGAATTTGAAAAGGCTGATAGAGGAGGTTAGGCGCAAAGGATAAGATAGACTGAAGGCAAAATATGGACG from Candidatus Poribacteria bacterium encodes the following:
- a CDS encoding amidohydrolase family protein — translated: MLINHCHVSPKGFGSEKDKPDMGTIAGLQRILDDVGVEGAVCFAPFGWEGGVWEEIGGGLDRNEWLCRELRRYPNLFGFATIYPQDHDAADQLKRAIEMGLVGAKVHPPVMRIRLDDPSIEHFWQMAESLRIPISIHTGAHGWNLRRYMPILLDDIAQRHPNLRIIIEHIGGIAFFEQALAVLHNNRNCYAGLTQCSGRDPRYRLLPDRLKLLLETVGADRIIYGLDYPWNSNNLEALKSDIDWIQSWGISEEEAQKILGGNLKRLIEEVRRKG